The Arachis ipaensis cultivar K30076 chromosome B05, Araip1.1, whole genome shotgun sequence nucleotide sequence TTGTGCTACAAAAGCATCACATCATTTGAATAAATGTTATCCGATATGCACTTGCTTGCTAAAGCCAAAAAAACAATTAAGCTCCTTTTAATGTCCATCCAAATTGTCAACGCTATATTTAAGACGCCACCAAACTTGGTAAACCTCATTTCCTTGCTTTCTAGTTTCATTATTTACGTAGGGGAATCTTGCAATTGTACACATAGTTAAGATAGAGAAACTAAAATTTTAAGGGAAtgaaaaagtaaattaaatacGTAAAATATAAAATCGTAACAAGAATTGAATTGTAACATGGTCTGTTCTAATATAAATTTTGTAAAAGCGGTTTTAAAATCATAATATCTAAAAAAGTTAAAGAGTCAAATTAACATGGTACTAATCATTTGCCAGCTTAACAAGGTCTTAAACAGTAAATAACATATAATATAAATATTAGACTCTCCCATAGTCAAGTTTGGTCATTCAAAATCATTCAAGCAAATGGctcgtcctcttcttcttcctcctccacttCCACCTTCTTTCGTCAAGGcctttgttttcttttcatcaCTCTTGTTGCCAACATATAGTGCCGGTGATGTTAAAGCTTACACAGATTGTGCACCTTTTACCTGTGGCACCTTCAAGAACATTAGTTACCCATTTTGGAATAGCAACCAACCTGATTACTGTGGCCATCCTAGGTTCAAGCTTGATTGCCAACAAGACCAAGTGACTATAAACATCAAATCACAGAAGTTTGATGTCATCGACATCGATCAAAATAGTCAAAGTTTGAAGATTGCCAGGTTTGATTTGTACAATGATCCTTGTTCCAGGGACAATACCAATGTGAGTTTGGATAACGATTTCTTCAAATTCACTTCCAACGATGGCAACATAACTCTGGTATATGACTGTGATCCTCCTTCGTATTGGTCTGATATAAGCTTTAAATATTTTGGGATGTTTAATTGCTCCATATATGGTGGTGATCCTAGTGCTGCATACTTAGTTCTGATGGAAAATCTGGGTGTTATTTTTGATATGGGGTGTAAATTTATCATTGTTCCTGCCCTAGCGAAGGATATACTAAGTTTCAATAACTATGCGTTAAATAATGGTTTTGAGGTTGGATGGAGTGGAGTGAATGAAACCCTATGTGATAGTTGCAAACAATCTGGTGGGAGGTGTGGACACAATGCATCTTTAAATGAATTCATTTGCTTCTGTCGAAATAATCAGCAAACATATGGTGGGATTTGCAGCAATAGTAGTCTGTCTCAGTCACCAACCTTATCAGCACCAATACCATCAGAGCCGTTGTCATCACCTTATCCAGGTCCACTAAATTATCCAGATCATAGTGCTAAGGGTATGTGTTCTTcctacttttattttttattaggttTGTCCTATTGAATTTTATGAAGAATCTTATGATTGCCCGTCCCACCACATTAGCTTGCAACACAACTGCAATTGTGACTGCAATCACATTTTAAAGCTTTTAGTTTAATCTTCGAGTAGCCAAATTTCATAACACTCCGGTAGGATAGGTAGAGCTCCATTTCTTAGACATGGAATTGTTTGGTTTGAGTGTTCAAAGGTACTCTTCTTTGATCATGTTCATGTTGTGCTGTTGATATATGATCTTACTATTAAGGACGCATAATAATGAGATAATGTATTTGAATTTTCTAACTTACATATAGGGTTAATGAATTTGGGTCTGTTAGCAGATATTGACTTTTGAAGATGTAGTAGTAATAATGAGCACAAACTTTTAAAAGCCTTAATACGACATGGTAATAGTATGTGTCAATGTGTCACTTTGTTGATTGCATGTTAAAACTTTGGATTTCATTTGAAGATGACAGATACCAAActaatcaaattatttttttattataatgttcaagtttattttttaatacaaaaacatataataaacaaaagaaacttaTACAGGTATTATATTGGCCCCAACAACTAATAACATTGTGTTGCCTGTTTAGTTTGGATGATGCAGTACAGCTTCTTGGAAGAAAATTTAAAACACAGGATATATCATATTAGTTCTCAAATTGACATCTTATTGGACCTTCTATTTATTAGAAATGGAACTTAGGAATTTCCATAACCTATAGGTTGACTCTCCAATCTTcatattattttgtatttattttggcTTATTTTGAAGATGCTCTGGCCTGCAATAAATTAAATGGCATTCATTGTCAACACTTGTAGGAAATAAATTCTTCCTTTGCTCAGTTTGCTTGTATTGTTGCAAAACATACATATGAATGtcctgttcttggtcataggcCTATCATTTTCTATTGCCCCAGTAAGATTTTAAGATTACAAATTTTTTAAGATTCTATCCCATTCTCACCTCAATACCAAACTCAGCCAAAAATTTCTACCCTGTTCCCACCTGTTAATTAAACAAATTACAACATTTAGAATGGGATTAGTTCTGAAAACTTAAATCTTTAGCCACTGCCACCTACTTATTTCTTCTGTAATTTAAAGTGCATGAATGATTGGTTTGGTACATCTGAATTTAGAAATCTATGGTAGAGGTCAAAATGTTATTGTCTATTTGCTAACTTTAAGTTGATGAATACAGCTTGTTCTATTTCAGGTGATGCAAAATAGAGAACTAGTTTATGTTATGTTAATGCATTCAACTTTAAGCCATTATTAAATAGCAAGTTGATGCTGATAAAGTACCTActgcaaaatataaattaaaattgtatGATCTATGCCGTTTCTCGATTTGTTGTCATTTTAGTCATACTAGACTTCTTTAATGAAGTTGACTCTTAACAGTTCTCTTGGTACTCAACATCTGATAATTCATTTAGATGAACCAAATCACAATTACACCTCTAGTTGTGATGATTACCTTGATAGAGATCAATCATCAAAGTCAAGGATAGGGTAAATTATGTGTTCCCTGCCTTGGATGGATTTGTTTATTTCTCAGTTAACTGTCTCAACTTCCTACTTTCTATCTCAGATCCAAGCTACTTTAATGTTGACAAACTTTTTTAAATGTAGCTATGCGTCTGAAGTGAACTTTCTGAAAGAGATAGTTAAATAATCTATTCTATTAATAAATTcatttcaaaaacaatttttaaTTAGCAAGTTGATGTTGATATGCACCTATGATCAAATGTAAATTGTAATTAAGCATGAAACATGTTATTGCTGCATAAGCTGTGTCATTTTGGTCATCATAGAATTTTAAGATGGTGAAGACTTGGTCCAGAGCGTTAAAAGCTAAATGAATAAAGGTAGGTAGTAAGAAAAATGTGAGAAACACGCGTCTTGTTTTCTTTTGGTTGGTTATGTCATATGTGTGTTCTTTTCAATTACTAAAGAAAAAGGAATATAAACAATCACAAGGGAAATGATGAGGAAAAGCTATTAAAGTAGTACTAGCACTGAACATAAAAGGAAAATAGTAGTTCAGCTCACAATTTTGAATATTAAACATtatatttgttatcattgattttgTATTAGCGCAGCTGTATGAAAAGTAGtaaatgatttattttattgCGAAAAAAAGAAGTAATAAAGAAAAAACTTGAAAACGAGCGAAGAAAGACATGGGAACGTGGGTGGTAGTTTCGGGGTTGACTGACTCTGCCTAATTGGTCGTTAAAACATGCAAGCCCATTTTGTTTGTAGATGACTCATGACTTAGAGTATAGTTTTCCATGGCCGTGGTCAACACTCAACACCTCCCTCAACTGgaaaatgaaaaatcaaataCAGTGATGGCAACCGTGGCCATTATTTTCCGTAAGAACTTCACACCATTACACCAATAACCGGTCTTCTTAATGCTTCCTGGGTACACCGTACtctgcaaataaataaataaaactgttGTAAGCTGTATTGAGTTGTTGAAGAATGGATTGCCACGTCCATAGTGAACTCCCCATGGTGTTTGCATCCATAGGGATCATCATCTCCTTGTTGTTGATGGCCGCTTTGCAACCATCCCTGTCTCAATCACCACCTTCCAATAATCACTCCCTCTGTCTCCACCAGCCATATCGGTGTGGCAAACTAGAAGCATACTTTCCTTTCTGGGGGGAAAACCGATCACGCCAGTGTGGCGGCGATGACAAACTCCACCTTTCCTGCATGGAGGAGAATGATAGTGGATACGGCGGGCAGCCCCCAAAATTCTACACTTACATTGAGATGAGGTCACAACGATTCAATGTGGTGGAAATTGAGAACCTAATTAACTATTCCAGGGTGAAATTGGCGCCCCTGCCAGTGGATGACGGAGGACCTGATGTTTGCTCTGGGAATTCCGATTATTCTCTGGATTACCCTCTATACACCTATGACCAAACAGTCCACAACATCACAGTATTCTATGATTGCAGTAACTCCCATCCGGATAAGCATAACATGAATTGCTACGGTAGTGGTCCCGTTGTGTATTATAATGGTAGGGAAGAACAGGTTCTGAAAAGTCATCAAGACCTTGATAATTGCGATCAGCGTATCCAAGTGGCCGCTGAGGCTGTTCTGTGGTCGTACGTGGAGGGAGATGATGATGCTTCTGCTCTGCATTTCAGTGAAGGTGTGTGGGTGAAGGTGAACTATACTTTTTCTCAAGATTGTATGAGATGCGTGGAGAGTAAAGGAAGGTGCGGGTGGAACGATACGCATCCATTTAGCTGCCATTGCCCTGATGGATCTAACGCCCTCCCATGTCCTCATACAGGTCCTCCTCCGGTCCCTTCTCCTGGTCCTCCTCCCTATAATAGTCCTCAAAGAAAGAGTATGTCTTTACTGTCCCCACATATCTTTTTGGTTCAATTTCCTACATTAGTCATGATCATTCAAGTTTCGTCCTTCATTTTACCAAGTTATGCATGGATTAAAGAttagattattttttattcaatccATTTACGCGCCAAGCATTTGATCCCTTTCGGATCCTTAACAAGCGGCAGAAACCTCTAGTGTAGTACTAGGTAAATGAGTAGGAAACCTCCAATTCTCAACAGAACAGAGGAATTGACCATGTCAGCTCAGCTCCGCTGTTAGGGCGGCTGACTACAGTTTGGCATTAGCTGTGATCCACTACTTAGAGTATGCTATGAAAAAGGccaggaaaaaaagaaaataatttattAACGTTATTTTTTAAACATCTGTCTAAAAATAGTTTAAATTGCTGTTAAAAAAATTAACGATAAAAAAATGGGAACTTAAAAGTTAGAGTGtactaaaatcaaacaaaaaacttGGGGTACACCAGGTTAAGGTTTTAAGCTAAACAGTAAAGTGATGATTTTCCTGTACTATAATAAGAAAATGATAATaatcaatcaacataaattttaaatatgtaaTATTTCAATTTTAGATTTATAACTTTTAGTTTGAGTtacaaatttaattgatttttattacatccattgttaattaaaaaataaaatagatattatCACTTTTTATTCGATAATGTTATTCTTTTTCTTATAAATTTATGTAAAATACAATACAAAGATATTATGTATGAATGACATTTTTAAAGAATAggagtaatattttttttttaaattgttcttACGATTTAGATGTAGTTGAAGTTTCGCACATATTTCTCTTCGGAAAGAAATAAACTGCTGGAGGCTTATCTTATCTGATTAACGACATGATAATAAAATCTCATAAGTGTGTGCAACTGTGCATCATAGGTCAAGATTTTTCACTGACCTAGTCAAAGAGATAAAATAGAAGGAATGCAGGGAAATTATTTTTCTAGTTCTGGCAAAAGCTACATCTTTTGAGGGTTATATTAGTGATTTCACATGTCAACGGATTTGTCTCCCTGGGTTTTGCATATGCATGAAAGTGCAGCAGCAATTCCTATtattaatttgtttatttattgaattattttttaaattatgggGTTAGAATTAGATAGTGCGCTAAGTCTTTATTTTCATTCTGGTCCAACGCGTCTTTCACAATCATACACTTCATTTTCTGCTTTCTTCTGTACATGACATGCTTTTCTTTCTCCGATTTCCCTTTCAAAGTCCTCACATACATGTATTCTCTTACAAAGAACTTCTAAAAACACTACTATCTAAATTTTAAGTGCAGGATCCTTGTGATGTCACCATTACTGGGAATGACCATATTCTCATTCTCACCATTAGTATTTGTTTTgtgtctattttttttttttaaatttaataaagaGAAAGGAGTCTTCATACTTCTTTTTCAAGCTACTTCACCTACTTTCCATTATCAACATTCAACTTTTGACATTGTTATTATGATTAAACAAATTTAAAACTACAAAAACACCCCACCCcaacaaaattgaaaattcacAAAATTGCTAATTACTAAGTTTATGAAAACAAATATTGGTAGTTGGCCTACTTCTCCATCTTTATAAATGTGAATGGGTAATTCTCTGGTGGATTGTTTTCAAACACCAATCATGACCCCCACTATAAAATAGTAGCATATAAAAAGTTTTCCACAATAGCTGCCAACTCCGTTGAATTTCTTCTCTAAATGCTTCCTTCGGACCCCATCCGAATTCTTTTCTCCTATGTTCTTCTCTGCTCCCCATCCAAATCTCAGGCAACAAATGATCCTTCAAATCTCCATCCATTACAATGGACTTCAACTATACATTATAATCACCATTATCTTCTTGTTCTCCCTGGCTACCACTGTGGTATCTGTTAATCCAAAATTTGTGGCCTGCACACCTAGAAGCTGTGGAAATGGTCTAAACATTAAGTATCCATTCTGGATCCCTTACGAACAGGATTCATTTTGCGGCTATCCTCACTTTGAGATCACCTGCAAGAACAAGAATCCAATTCTCAAAGCATCCAATTATGACTTGCTAGTGAAAGATATCAATTATACCAACTCTTCATTTACTGCTGCTAACCTTGCTGCCTATGAGGAAAAGTGTCCTGCTCCCATGAACAATTACAGTTTTGATAAGTTACCATTTACTTATAGTTCTGAGAACAAtaatttctctttcttctatAACTGTACCACGAAACCAATAGATTACCCTATATATGAAGTAGATTGTGCTAAAAATGCTACTCATTATTCATTTGCGGTTTTTCATAAGGAGGCACTGGAGCGCAAAAACTACTCCATGAATGAGTGTCAGTTTGTGATTAATGTGCCACTGAACATGAATGCTGCTGTTAATTTCAGTAGCTTATTGCAAATGAATTATACTGAAATTTTGAAGATGGGATTTCTTTTAAACTGGACTGCACCTGATTGCCAATACTGTGAGAAAAGTGGTGGACGGTGTGGATTTGATGGTTATCAGTTTCTCTGTTTCTGCAAGGATAAGTCATACCTGAAAAGTTGTGGTGATGGTAATTTATTACATATTAGGAAATATTCTAATCATATTTCTTGTAGTTTAATTAGCAAGTGTTCTTCTTTGAACTTTCTTCGTGTGCACATTCTAATGGTTGAATTTgaagaaaatataaaagaagTGCGGAACAACATGCATGGTTGAATAGCTTATGTTCTCTGGTTACCTAGCAGCACACTATATATAGTCATTAGGGAATTGATAGATAGCTATTTCCTAAGACTCTATGGTTCAATGACAAACATCATAGGGTACATTAAGGGTGTCATGCAACTTTTGGTGCATTAAGCCAAAATCATTGTAACATTTGGTCAAAGCACACACTCAAATATTAATGATTATGTTCTCTGGCTTTACCTTAAACTCTAACAAAGATTGGCTCAAGAGTGCTATAACTCATCTTTGTTTTCACTGTTAACAGATGCAGGAAAGCGCCGGAAATGGATACTCGTTGTTATAGGTATTACATCCAGCCTCCTGTGATATTTTCTTGGGCTATTTTGTTGTATATGTTCATTGGAGAATATATATGAAAAACAATATTAGCTGAAAGATTATGTGCATCTTTTCAGTTGCTGCTGCTGTGGTTGGATTGTTTGCCCTTGCCATGGCCCTTCTTTTCTATAAAAGGCGAAAGAAGACCAGTTATGGAATGTCTTATACACAGCCGCGGAGCTTGTCTTCTGATCCATCATCTTGGAAAGATACTGAGAAGGGAAGTCAATACTTTGGAGCGCACCTCTTTACCTATACTGAACTTGAAGAGGCTACTAACTTCTTTGACCCATCCAGAGAACTAGGAGATGGAGGTTTCGGGACAGTGTATTATGGTAAATTTCAAGCATCATTTGCTGTATCTATTGGCATATATGTGTATCTTCCATGATTGCTGACAAAGATACTTGTCTTCTGATGTTTCTGGTGTAGGACAACTACCAGATGGACGTTGCATCGCAGTGAAGCGGTTGTATGAGAACAATTACAGGAGAGTAGAACAATTCATGAATGAAATTGAGATCCTAACTCGCCTACGCCACAAAAACCTTGTCTCACTATTTGGATGCACTTCTCGCCACAGCCGTGAACTTCTGCTTGTGTATGAGTACATTGCAAATGGAACTGTTGCTGATCATCTTCATGGAAACCGAGCCAAAGCTGGTACACTGCCCTGGCATATTAGGATGAACATTGCCATGGAGACTGCAACTGCCTTGGCATATCTTCATGATTCTGAAATCATCCATAGAGATGTCAAAACCAATAATATTCTTCTTGACAGCAACTTTGTTGTGAAAGTCGCAGATTTTGGACTTTCGCGCCTTTTTCCAAACAATGTCACCCATGTTTCAACCGTTCCTCAAGGGACACCTGGTTATGTGGATCCAGAGTACCATGAATGCTACCAGCTTACTGTCAAAAGTGATGTTTATAGCTTTGGAGTTGTGTTGGTTGAGCTGATATCATCCTTGCCGGCTGTTGATATCACAAGGCATCGGCACGAAATCAATTTGTCCACCATGGCCATTAACAAGATTCAGAATCAGGCACTGCATGAGCTAGTGGACAAAAATCTTGGGTTTGATTCAGATTTGAAGGTAAGGAAGATGATAAATGCAGTAGCCGAGTTAGCATTTCAGTGCTTGCAGAGTTCCAAAGATATGAGACCTTCAATGCAAGAAGTAGTGGATACTCTCAAGGATATACAGAGTGATGGCGAGTACAAAGGCCAAAGCCATGCTGAAGTCATGGATATCTCATCAACTGCAGATGATGCTGTATTGCTGAAGGATGATCCGCCTCCACCGTCGCCGGCTTCAACTGTAGGGAGCAAATCTACAACACCAAATGCTAGTGGATAAGTGATCCTTCTTTCACATTTCAGAAAATAGCAGAGAGCGCATCAAATAGGTAGCGTCCACCCAGTTAGAGCCTGGGTGCTATCATTAGTAATGTAGATGACTTTAAGATTGAGATGTACATAGATGCTGATAAAGCTGCGTTGGTTATGAGAGTTTATCtgtttaataattatattaatattattgttatatttttcatgTGATATCAAGTTTAAATAAGACGcatttttaattcatttttccATTTTAATAATATCTTTTTGGTAACATTAGGCATTGATTTTGAGTTCTATCCCAAGCCTTTGGTATATGCAAATATGCAATTGGATATTCCAAGTGGTTGTCATATAACTCAGTTACTTTCTGTTTTCTACACGTAATTATGCATGTACACTTAGTAAATTAGCAGTTCAAGTAAATATATAAcaaaattttcataaatatacTATATAACAGCATAACAAAATAGATTAAGTCCACGATCCGCGCATCGTGCGGGCTTCACCCTAGTTCAGATAATATTACAATAGCTAATTATAGTGTGACACCCTAAGCAAGTTGCAACATATATACTAGCATTCTTAGCTTGAGATAAACAATACAATATAATATAACAATTGATTACTTGATGATGGTTAATTCTTTTGGCTTAAACCACAGTAAAGCAATTTTGCTCGAGTAGTCGAGTTAGGTAGAATACTAATAAAACACTATAGTATAACACCATGTCTCCCATACTACTCAGTTATTGTTAAAATTAATAGGAAAATTTTTAAACAGAAATTCAACCACTATTCAATTCATGAAATATCAGAAAGTTTCAAATCTTAGAACATTGTTACCAAAAGGAGAACAAAAGAAGTCTTAACAACAAGCAAGTACTCTTTCTAAATTAATTTCCACTTAACACCTATAGTGAAACAACAGGCATTTGcagtataaataaaaaataaataaataaaagatagaaGAATTAATAAACATAGCTGGTTGTGGCTTTTTTACAACCtttcttttttattagttttgtccAATTAAATCGAAGTTTCTTTGTAGACACTCGTTACTAGTACTCATCGTATTCAATTGATCAAAATGGCATTCTTTGTTTCACTTTGCAACATATCCTTGAGCACCTTCTATTGCAACACTTAATATTCTTAGGAAGTCTGATTTAGGAGCCTTATGCCCCTATCCATCAAGAACCAAAACGTAAGATCAAAGCTTGACGAAGAGGCTTCACTTTACCATGAGAAAGTAAAAAAGATGCCAACAATTAATGGTGAGAGGCAAAAGCACAACTATTGCTTGATCAAACGGGTACAGTAAGATTTAGAACCTCTGACATCAATAACataaactggaaaaaaaaatgaAGCTTTAGAAATAACTTGCCTTAGTAGGATCAAGTTCTTGCTAATCTTAGCCTTTCACTAGCTGACATTTTTGTTTTCAGT carries:
- the LOC107644271 gene encoding LEAF RUST 10 DISEASE-RESISTANCE LOCUS RECEPTOR-LIKE PROTEIN KINASE-like 1.2 isoform X2: MARPLLLPPPLPPSFVKAFVFFSSLLLPTYSAGDVKAYTDCAPFTCGTFKNISYPFWNSNQPDYCGHPRFKLDCQQDQVTINIKSQKFDVIDIDQNSQSLKIARFDLYNDPCSRDNTNVSLDNDFFKFTSNDGNITLVYDCDPPSYWSDISFKYFGMFNCSIYGGDPSAAYLVLMENLGVIFDMGCKFIIVPALAKDILSFNNYALNNGFEVGWSGVNETLCDSCKQSGGRCGHNASLNEFICFCRNNQQTYGGICSNSSLSQSPTLSAPIPSEPLSSPYPGPLNYPDHSAKDAGKRRKWILVVIVAAAVVGLFALAMALLFYKRRKKTSYGMSYTQPRSLSSDPSSWKDTEKGSQYFGAHLFTYTELEEATNFFDPSRELGDGGFGTVYYGQLPDGRCIAVKRLYENNYRRVEQFMNEIEILTRLRHKNLVSLFGCTSRHSRELLLVYEYIANGTVADHLHGNRAKAGTLPWHIRMNIAMETATALAYLHDSEIIHRDVKTNNILLDSNFVVKVADFGLSRLFPNNVTHVSTVPQGTPGYVDPEYHECYQLTVKSDVYSFGVVLVELISSLPAVDITRHRHEINLSTMAINKIQNQALHELVDKNLGFDSDLKVRKMINAVAELAFQCLQSSKDMRPSMQEVVDTLKDIQSDGEYKGQSHAEVMDISSTADDAVLLKDDPPPPSPASTVGSKSTTPNASG
- the LOC107644271 gene encoding LEAF RUST 10 DISEASE-RESISTANCE LOCUS RECEPTOR-LIKE PROTEIN KINASE-like 1.2 isoform X3, yielding MARPLLLPPPLPPSFVKAFVFFSSLLLPTYSAGDVKAYTDCAPFTCGTFKNISYPFWNSNQPDYCGHPRFKLDCQQDQVTINIKSQKFDVIDIDQNSQSLKIARFDLYNDPCSRDNTNVSLDNDFFKFTSNDGNITLVYDCDPPSYWSDISFKYFGMFNCSIYGGDPSAAYLVLMENLGVIFDMGCKFIIVPALAKDILSFNNYALNNGFEVGWSGVNETLCDSCKQSGGRCGHNASLNEFICFCRNNQQTYGGICSNSSLSQSPTLSAPIPSEPLSSPYPGPLNYPDHSAKGKRRKWILVVIVAAAVVGLFALAMALLFYKRRKKTSYGMSYTQPRSLSSDPSSWKDTEKGSQYFGAHLFTYTELEEATNFFDPSRELGDGGFGTVYYGQLPDGRCIAVKRLYENNYRRVEQFMNEIEILTRLRHKNLVSLFGCTSRHSRELLLVYEYIANGTVADHLHGNRAKAGTLPWHIRMNIAMETATALAYLHDSEIIHRDVKTNNILLDSNFVVKVADFGLSRLFPNNVTHVSTVPQGTPGYVDPEYHECYQLTVKSDVYSFGVVLVELISSLPAVDITRHRHEINLSTMAINKIQNQALHELVDKNLGFDSDLKVRKMINAVAELAFQCLQSSKDMRPSMQEVVDTLKDIQSDGEYKGQSHAEVMDISSTADDAVLLKDDPPPPSPASTVGSKSTTPNASG
- the LOC107644271 gene encoding LEAF RUST 10 DISEASE-RESISTANCE LOCUS RECEPTOR-LIKE PROTEIN KINASE-like 1.2 isoform X1, producing the protein MDCHVHSELPMVFASIGIIISLLLMAALQPSLSQSPPSNNHSLCLHQPYRCGKLEAYFPFWGENRSRQCGGDDKLHLSCMEENDSGYGGQPPKFYTYIEMRSQRFNVVEIENLINYSRVKLAPLPVDDGGPDVCSGNSDYSLDYPLYTYDQTVHNITVFYDCSNSHPDKHNMNCYGSGPVVYYNGREEQVLKSHQDLDNCDQRIQVAAEAVLWSYVEGDDDASALHFSEGVWVKVNYTFSQDCMRCVESKGRCGWNDTHPFSCHCPDGSNALPCPHTGPPPVPSPGPPPYNSPQRKNAGKRRKWILVVIVAAAVVGLFALAMALLFYKRRKKTSYGMSYTQPRSLSSDPSSWKDTEKGSQYFGAHLFTYTELEEATNFFDPSRELGDGGFGTVYYGQLPDGRCIAVKRLYENNYRRVEQFMNEIEILTRLRHKNLVSLFGCTSRHSRELLLVYEYIANGTVADHLHGNRAKAGTLPWHIRMNIAMETATALAYLHDSEIIHRDVKTNNILLDSNFVVKVADFGLSRLFPNNVTHVSTVPQGTPGYVDPEYHECYQLTVKSDVYSFGVVLVELISSLPAVDITRHRHEINLSTMAINKIQNQALHELVDKNLGFDSDLKVRKMINAVAELAFQCLQSSKDMRPSMQEVVDTLKDIQSDGEYKGQSHAEVMDISSTADDAVLLKDDPPPPSPASTVGSKSTTPNASG
- the LOC107644271 gene encoding LEAF RUST 10 DISEASE-RESISTANCE LOCUS RECEPTOR-LIKE PROTEIN KINASE-like 1.2 isoform X4, with amino-acid sequence MDCHVHSELPMVFASIGIIISLLLMAALQPSLSQSPPSNNHSLCLHQPYRCGKLEAYFPFWGENRSRQCGGDDKLHLSCMEENDSGYGGQPPKFYTYIEMRSQRFNVVEIENLINYSRVKLAPLPVDDGGPDVCSGNSDYSLDYPLYTYDQTVHNITVFYDCSNSHPDKHNMNCYGSGPVVYYNGREEQVLKSHQDLDNCDQRIQVAAEAVLWSYVEGDDDASALHFSEGVWVKVNYTFSQDCMRCVESKGRCGWNDTHPFSCHCPDGSNALPCPHTDAGKRRKWILVVIVAAAVVGLFALAMALLFYKRRKKTSYGMSYTQPRSLSSDPSSWKDTEKGSQYFGAHLFTYTELEEATNFFDPSRELGDGGFGTVYYGQLPDGRCIAVKRLYENNYRRVEQFMNEIEILTRLRHKNLVSLFGCTSRHSRELLLVYEYIANGTVADHLHGNRAKAGTLPWHIRMNIAMETATALAYLHDSEIIHRDVKTNNILLDSNFVVKVADFGLSRLFPNNVTHVSTVPQGTPGYVDPEYHECYQLTVKSDVYSFGVVLVELISSLPAVDITRHRHEINLSTMAINKIQNQALHELVDKNLGFDSDLKVRKMINAVAELAFQCLQSSKDMRPSMQEVVDTLKDIQSDGEYKGQSHAEVMDISSTADDAVLLKDDPPPPSPASTVGSKSTTPNASG
- the LOC107644271 gene encoding LEAF RUST 10 DISEASE-RESISTANCE LOCUS RECEPTOR-LIKE PROTEIN KINASE-like 1.2 isoform X5; amino-acid sequence: MFFSAPHPNLRQQMILQISIHYNGLQLYIIITIIFLFSLATTVVSVNPKFVACTPRSCGNGLNIKYPFWIPYEQDSFCGYPHFEITCKNKNPILKASNYDLLVKDINYTNSSFTAANLAAYEEKCPAPMNNYSFDKLPFTYSSENNNFSFFYNCTTKPIDYPIYEVDCAKNATHYSFAVFHKEALERKNYSMNECQFVINVPLNMNAAVNFSSLLQMNYTEILKMGFLLNWTAPDCQYCEKSGGRCGFDGYQFLCFCKDKSYLKSCGDDAGKRRKWILVVIVAAAVVGLFALAMALLFYKRRKKTSYGMSYTQPRSLSSDPSSWKDTEKGSQYFGAHLFTYTELEEATNFFDPSRELGDGGFGTVYYGQLPDGRCIAVKRLYENNYRRVEQFMNEIEILTRLRHKNLVSLFGCTSRHSRELLLVYEYIANGTVADHLHGNRAKAGTLPWHIRMNIAMETATALAYLHDSEIIHRDVKTNNILLDSNFVVKVADFGLSRLFPNNVTHVSTVPQGTPGYVDPEYHECYQLTVKSDVYSFGVVLVELISSLPAVDITRHRHEINLSTMAINKIQNQALHELVDKNLGFDSDLKVRKMINAVAELAFQCLQSSKDMRPSMQEVVDTLKDIQSDGEYKGQSHAEVMDISSTADDAVLLKDDPPPPSPASTVGSKSTTPNASG
- the LOC107644271 gene encoding LEAF RUST 10 DISEASE-RESISTANCE LOCUS RECEPTOR-LIKE PROTEIN KINASE-like 1.2 isoform X6; the encoded protein is MFFSAPHPNLRQQMILQISIHYNGLQLYIIITIIFLFSLATTVVSVNPKFVACTPRSCGNGLNIKYPFWIPYEQDSFCGYPHFEITCKNKNPILKASNYDLLVKDINYTNSSFTAANLAAYEEKCPAPMNNYSFDKLPFTYSSENNNFSFFYNCTTKPIDYPIYEVDCAKNATHYSFAVFHKEALERKNYSMNECQFVINVPLNMNAAVNFSSLLQMNYTEILKMGFLLNWTAPDCQYCEKSGGRCGFDGYQFLCFCKDKSYLKSCGDGKRRKWILVVIVAAAVVGLFALAMALLFYKRRKKTSYGMSYTQPRSLSSDPSSWKDTEKGSQYFGAHLFTYTELEEATNFFDPSRELGDGGFGTVYYGQLPDGRCIAVKRLYENNYRRVEQFMNEIEILTRLRHKNLVSLFGCTSRHSRELLLVYEYIANGTVADHLHGNRAKAGTLPWHIRMNIAMETATALAYLHDSEIIHRDVKTNNILLDSNFVVKVADFGLSRLFPNNVTHVSTVPQGTPGYVDPEYHECYQLTVKSDVYSFGVVLVELISSLPAVDITRHRHEINLSTMAINKIQNQALHELVDKNLGFDSDLKVRKMINAVAELAFQCLQSSKDMRPSMQEVVDTLKDIQSDGEYKGQSHAEVMDISSTADDAVLLKDDPPPPSPASTVGSKSTTPNASG